AATACAGACACATATGGCTCTATACAGAAGGTTCAATCTTCAAGGGCTTTTTCCAATGTAGCCCCCTGGTTCAGtttcctttccccatccacaTTTCAAGCAGTGTCTGAAATGCTGGGCTCTCAGTTTCCTTCACAATCACACTGCATCACGGTTATACCTCCAGTTGCCTAGAAGACAGCTTTTTACACACACCCAACTAGGCAGGTGTTGGACAGGAACAGTGAATGAGGCCCTGGTTGTAGAGGAACATGCGGCCACATTGAGGACATGAGACAGTACAGAACACAAGGACGTTTGGCTGCCTAAAGTCCCTCACTATTGCTGTGAGCTCAGCACAGAGTTGGGaacatctccctgggtggatggcaccctgggcatcatagctctccagaggggcagggtatAGTTCTATGCTCAACTGACTCAGCCTGGCAGTGTGAAGCAGCAGGTCCCTCAGGGCTGACATGGAGATGCAGTTCCCCAAAAAGCACAAGATCCTGAGCTGGGAGCAGCggctcagggcaggcaggatGGCTTGGAGCTGGGAGTCTGTCATCTCACAGGCTTCCAAGTCCAACCTGTTCAGGGTGGCTGCAACTGTCTCCAGAAGAATTTGGAGGGTCTCTGGACTGAAACTGGTCAGTTTGATGCCCCTTAGATCCAGTCGTCTGAGCTGGCTGGTATTTGGGCATCGGGAGAGATAATTCCAGTCGGAATATGAGAGCGGGCAGTTGGTTATTGAGAGGGCCTCCAGGGGGGTCTTCAGGTGCCTAAGGAGAAACAAGGCAGTTAGTTCTGAGGGAGAAGATGAATTGTCCCTAATCCAATGTCACCATTAGAACATGGCTGACATTATGCAGAATCTTCCAGTTCAGGTAACCCCATTTCCATCTGAGACTTTTACCACCACTTTTTGACCAGGTGGATCCACCATCTCTAAGAACCCCATCCTCAATAACAAGGGGAAAGCCACACCTCTGGTCAGAGGAGGTCAAGGGGAGTCATGTAGGAGTTCAAATCCAGGCAAGATGTAACAAAATCTACTGAGGTTAACCCCCCTCAGCAAGgcctccatccctgctcctcaccctggacTGCAGAATTATTACCTGGAGCTCAGAACAACCTTCCTTACATGGGTGTAAGAGGTGGGTATCTCTGCTCCCAGctggagagcacagagcttccctgttGGGGGTACAGGAGTAGGGACTTCCCCTCCTTCACTGCCCTCTCCTCTACCCTGCTTTGCACCCCTGTAGCTACACAGGCCTCTCAGGAAAGGAACCACAACCAATCTCACTAAATCCTGTCCCCATCAGCTGGTTTCCCGCATGGTGACACCTCCCAGATCATGGACCCTGGTTTAGCCCTTTGCTCTAACACAAGTTAGAAGATAGACCTTCAGGATACAACAGGAACAGATGATGGGTTATTTACCTTCCAGTGTCTTGTTCACCATGAGAGGGTCagtggctggcacacagtaggtgcactTTCATATTTACTGATATTGGTCTGCAGAGAAAGCTCATCCCACTTACTCACCTCAGcacctgctccaggtggccctcgaGGAGGAGGACAGCATCCACACAGAACTTCCGCAGGCAGTCCATCCTGAGGAACTGCGAGGTGAGCTTCGAGAgcagcctctcctgctcctctggggaggtgtgggcaggcacgcggacctgggagacaagcagcttcctcaggttcctcatctggcccaagaaaggagcataagcagccaaggtggagggTGCCCAGGTGCAgtgcacttccaccttctggacagagtccagctgcagcagtctcaggaccttcctggtgtGGCCTGTGGGTTTCCCAAAGATCTTCAGCCTATTGCAACACAGGTGTACCATGTCCCTTCTCTGTGTGACCCACAGGAACAAGTGGGTCAGGAATTCATCCAGGGGTCTTTGTCTGAGGCTCAAGTCTATAAAAATCTTGAAGGGTGGCTTAGCTTCCATTGCTGGACCAAGTTTCAATGCTTGATTCTTCTTAATGTCCTCTTGTGAGCAGGCATCAACCATGGCTCCAGACCACATCCTCCAGAAGTTCTGGGGAACATTCCGCAAatccagcacctgcagtttccacctcctgtGGGGACCACAGCAGAGTCTCtgccctgaggccccttccttcccctctcagctgctgctccctgctccacctcttccttctgtttcACTTTTCTCCACCCACTTCCCTCCAATCCAGCTTGGTTCCCCCCCATTTATAGTCTGAGTCAGGGACTGGTACACCCTCCTGGGTGGGTCACCACAGCTGCCACAAGCACCTCCACatctggaagcctttcccagatggggctcagcatggccaaggcctcttcacccctccttgctggcagcacaggaagcctgtgGAGCACACTTCAgcacccactctccctgcctatacccatcccttccctggcactgagggtgctcccttccaggccacctaagtccccctcacctggggtgatcctgctgggcaagcagcatgtccagcccatccagggccactCGGATCATCTCCATCTGTGACTGCCTCATCAGGGCgcccaggggcaggcaggtgaagggccaggcctgcaccattttcttcaggacctcagtgtgtcccctgttgaaggcctccacaaagagtggtgggaagagctctatgGGCAGGTCCTCCAGATCCAGGATGGCCCTGGATTTGTTGCTCAGCAGGCTGCACCCTGCCAGCTCCAGCAGTGTGGGTGGGGACTGGATGCTCATCCTGGGGATTCTGAAAGAAGGATACTGTATAATGGTCCAGAGAAAAGGCCACTATCCCATCCATTGCCAGCCACTGGGAAGAGGGTAATGGGGAGTCCAAAAACTCACCCCATCCTTAAAGGGGATAGCCTCTGCTTATtactttttccttataaaatggaaattggaGTGTCATGTGACTTAATGCAGTAGGATCCTCTTATTCAATAACTACAGTGGCTCAGAAAGGAGTTGCCCTCACATGGgtgatgttattttttatttcaaaaaattaaatgagcaattataaagcatgtgcccatattataaaacacttggaaattacAAGAGAGTCTCACGGATGtctctcacacatgtgagattcTGCCACCTTAGTGGGAAGTTGAAGAGAACAAACAGATCAGAACAGAGTCTGTAAACTGTTACATGAGATAGTTTGAAGctttttgtttagtttgtttaaaaaaattataaaattacaaaactacATAAGCCATAAAGTATAATCTGGGGCATGAggcaatattggggattgaattcaggacacTCAACCAGTAAGTCACTGCTCCAGcacattttggatattaatcatagagggtctcactgatttgtgTAGCACCTTGTGCTGCTGTggcttggctttgaactctaattCTCTGGCCTCCTCAAACTCTGGAGttgttgggattgcaggtgtatgccaccacacccagcaaaacagtataattttgagggaacacaaaataaatatttttattatcagaaaataGAATTCCAATCAATTAGAATAAATAGGATTGCAATCCACTTCCCTGGTTAACTAATTTTAAATTGGCATTGcctggagctcagtggaagagcactttcctaggacatgtgaggcactgggcttggtCCTCAGCAGTAGGTACAAATTAttaaatgatgggctggggacatGCCTCTGTTGATAgattgcttgcctcacatgcacaaggccctggttcaatcaccataccaccaaataaataaattaattaatggataaataaataaattatattgtccaTATAAACATATAGACAACAGGCCAGCGAGCCAGGCTGCATTCGCAGCTTCCGACTTCTTTTCTCCACACGTGTGGTGCTGTTGTAGTTCTGCCCAGTAATTCTTACTGGTAGCGTGGTGCTAAGCTACATCGAAGAACAGAGTGGCAGCGTAGCTGATGGAGTTTGCCGTGGAAGCTGAAGAGACTTCGGGAGGAGTTCTCCAGAGGATAGCTGAGGGGGTGCGCCTGAGTCCCGAGTCCGGTAGGGAGGGAGTCAGGGACTTAGCAGGGATGGAGGAGGCCAGTGgtggagagaaggggaaaggatttacaggaaggaagaagacagagaatgCAAAAGAAGGAAGTGGGCAAAAAGCAGAGGAGATGCGAATGGACTTAACAATTGTAAAGCAAGAAGTCATGGACTGGTCGGATATAGAAGGCGGCTTGTTGAATGGCCAGTGGGTAAAGCAGGAGGTGGAGGATGGACCTGAGGTGAAGGATGAGAAAACTGGCATATTAGAGGTGAAGCAGGAAGTGGATAATAGTAGTTTGGTGGTAAAAGAAGAGAAGGTAGATGAACTAGGGGTAAAGGAAGAGAAGGTGAAGGTGAAGGAAGAAGTAATGGACTGGCCAGAAGTGAAGGAAGAGACGGAGGATTACTTGGAGATAAAACAGGAGGTATTTGTTGGTCAGGATATAAAAGAGGAGGAGATGATGGATGGAGCCTGTGTAAAAGAAGAGAAGGATTtcatgaagaaagaaatgatggaAGACACAAAAGTGAAAGAAGAGCCTGAGATCAGTCCCCCATTGGGCTGCAAGAGGAAACTGGCCATGTCAAGGTGTGAAACTTGTGGTACAGAAGAAGCAAAGTACAGATGTCCACGTTGTATGCGATACTCCTGCAGTATGCCCTGTGTAAAGAAACACAAAGCAGAACTGACCTGTAATGGAGTTCGAAATAAAACTGCTTTTGTTTCAATACAACAGTTTACTGAAATGAATCTCCTAAGTGATTACCGATTCTTAGAAGATGTGGCAAGAACAGCAGACTATATTTCTAGAGATGTTTTCTTGAAAAGACCAATAAGCAATAAACATATGTGCTTTTTGAAAAATCGTGCTCGAAAGCAAGGTATTGACTTAAAACTTCTACCTACTGGATTCACCAAGAGGAAAGAGAATTCAACAATTTttgataagaaaaaacaaaagttttgttGGCATGTAAAGCTCCAGTTTCCTCAAAGTCAAGCTGAATACATAGAAAAACGAGTACCAGAGGATAAAACTACTAATGAAATTCTAAAACCTTACATTGATCCTGAAAAGTCTGATCCTGTTATTCGTCAAAGGTTGAAAGCCTACACTCACTCTCAGACTGAGGTCCAAATTTTAATGAAGGTTGAATATATGCAGCAAAACCTAGTAAAATATTATGAACTGGATCCTTATAAAAGTCTCCTAGACAATTTGAAGAACAAAGTGATCATTGAATACCCAACGTTATATGTTGTGTTGAAAGGATCTAGTGATGACATGAAAGTTCTTCACCGAGTGAAAAATGAATCTACCAAGAACCTTGGCAGTGAAAATTGAGCACTTCTTCTGGAAGAAGAAGGTGAAAATTCCAACAGTTGCAGAGAATTATGCATTGATGGGCTTTTGGATAATTGGGGTATTATTAATGGGCAGTTGGAATTTTTTGATTTGTCTGACAAGTACACAATCTAAACCTTTTGTTGACTTTATGTAAGGACCCTTTTTTTCATAGTATGAACCCCTCTTGAGCCTGATCAACATAGACTTTATTAGGcttcaaattttaatatgtttactCCTTCCTATAGCCTGGAAACTTTTTATTAGTTTGATGCATGACCGCACCTAAGATCACCGGACTCATCAAGTGCATTGAAAGTTGGCATTCTCTCTAGTGGAACTTCACTAAAGAGAACCGCTGTGCTACGTACCGTCTAGTCAAGGAAAACTGATCTTCCATTAGTTGCCATTCTTGTCTTTGGAATATACATGCCATTTTTCACCTCTTTAAGACAGCTTTTATACTTGGGAAACTCCCAATATGTTGTCTTGTGGAAAGGCTTAAATAAGTACTGTTAACTACTATTTCTTATATTCAGTTCATAAAATCAGCATCTCCACATTGTTTGAACAGTCAGTGCTCAGTGCAAATGAACTTGCCACCTATTCACTCAATGAGCTATGTTTCATGAATTCCATGCCTCATCTCAGTCCCAGTCCACTCTCATTACCACATAAGTGGGTGTTATGATGACCATATTGATGCTATGTTTTGCTACATCTAGCAGTAAAGAAGGGGAGAATCACTTGAAATTCTTTGATGTGCTAttaaaacatatatgtgtgtatttatatatatatatggcttaaaaaacaatgataaaattggACATTAatggaattcatttttattttacagttgaaATAAGTTTTAGACCAGAAAGAAATCAGAGGCATTAAAGAGACTTTGAAGGATTAGAAATATGAAAAGGTAATGAGTATAGGAAAAATTAGAAGAACACAAATGTCCATATAACCTGGcatagaaattaaagaagaaaatccaaaaaCAATAGTGCCAAAAAGACCATTGGTATAAAAGTACCAGTGGAAATGTGCttcataaaaatgcattttgagaaaaatatttacattctaaAGCAACTTCAGAAATCTGATATGATAAAAGATTTATATAGAATTGTGTTGTTTATGATATTACTAGATAGACagataaattgaattttaagGGATTCAGTTTTATCCAAAAGTGTAATATGTCTTATTAAAGCAGGGAAGAGATAGGATGAATTGAATCAAATGTGTTACACAGTTTTGGGGAAAAGTGGAACaaagtacccccccccccaaaaaaaaaaaaacctgatctGAATATTGGGGTGGAAAGGAATTTCCAGAAGGTGAATCTATTAAGGTACAGTcccatttctaagaaaaatgttgAGCTCCATCTCTGCTagattttaaattgaaaactaGACAAAACCCAAAGAATTTATCATCTAATTTCCTTTAgcccaagaagaaaaagaaagaaaatcccccTGCTCGCATCTTTGCCATCTCGGTTTTCTAGAATTAGACCTTTCCAGCAATAGGCTATTTCTCAGGAAAGAATTTAGCTATCAGAGTTCACCTAAATATAACTCTCAACTCATTTGattaatatacacatttattCCTGCAGGTTTTATAATAAACATGGTTTTAGTGAATGATGGTATCAAAGGTTTGGAGGGGGtagaatttaaataattcacTGAGAGTCCTGCAAGTTTGTAGTGTTAAgactcaatttcttttttaaagaggcCTTCtccttttgaattctttttttttttttttgatggatacaacacaatgccttcatttttatgtggtgctgaggatccaacccgggtcccacccgtgctaggcaagcactctactgataagccacaatcccagcccctccttttgAATTCTTGACAAATTCTAGTGAGTAAACAAACTCCTTGACACACGTTAAGTTCAACTCCtgcattttatttgttaatcACATTTTAAGATGAGTAAAACTTCacctcatctttatttttaaacagtgatTTTCTAAGGGAAAATAGGCTCTCCATAATCATTAATTATTCATATAGGATTAGTAGCCATAAATTATACAAATCTTCCATCTGTtcctattataaatataaatacagagTTACTATAATAGATATTTAAGATTCTAAAGTATCATTGAGCCAATGAAGCTAATTTGTTTCCCTGTACAAATAGTGGgatccatgtttttaaaaatatgataaaatgataaGCATATAACTGTTGCACCAGaaatttcctttatatattatgtttaaTTAGGTTGAAATACACAGTATATTGTACTGTTTTATCTCATGTTTTACCTGATTTAATATTCCTAAGTTTtacataaagatatatttttttatttaattgtacaTTACTGTACTACAATgtgttaagtttattttcatgTAGATGTTAATGCACTTTGGAAGTAGGGGGTTATGCTGAGGGTCAAACAAGAGCCtttcatatgctaggcaagcatggtaacactgagctatactcgCAGCCCATTAAGGCATTTTTGATTATTAATCAATCCTCCTTCAGATGTAAGTTATAGAAACTCAAAATATTATCAACATAAAGAATAACTTGTTGGCTTATTTTTAGGGAAGTACAGACATTACTATATCCAGACACCCAAAGAAATTATTGTACTTGtgaggcacagtggtacatgcctctaatccccAGCAactaggaagctgaggcaggaggatcacaggttcaaagccagcctcagcaatttattgaggccctacacaacttagcaaaacgagatccagtctcaaactaaaaaatcaaaagggctgaggatgtagctcagtggtagagcacccctggttcaatccttggtactaataaaaaaaaagaggaaaaaaacaaacatcttgCCATCCCTCACACTTGActctggttttgttgttgttttgttttttttctctagattGGTTTTCTCTTCCATGAATACTTTCTCATTGGGGATGTTCTGTTTGGAGTAAGGGATAGTGCAGTGAAGGTGATAGTAAGTGACAGTTTCAGATTTACTTCTTGATAGTAACTAAGTCATAACAGTAAGCTATATAAAATTTTGGAGATCTACTTTGATTTTGCCTCTATTGGATCACATTCTGAGCTGATCAGGAGAGGAAACTTCCccagagaaagagggaaatattagaaacaaaggagcaggaaaagaaagatggttactgaaaataaaagttatagtTCTTTATGATACCCTATTGTGAGTAGCAAgaaactttttataaaaagtaaaattaaaaattaaccattgggctggggatgtggctcaggcagtggcacgctcgcctggcatgtacaGGGTGCTcttttcgatcctcagcaccacataaaaataaaataaagatgttgtgtccacagaaaactaaaaagtaaatatttaaaaaatatattctctctgtctctctcttaaaaaaaataaccattatgggctttttttcttcttatctatTTGTTTTTGACATGTCGCTGCTAGTTTAACTAGATGCATGTAGCACCAATCCATTTCCATCaccaatttggaaaatttttccaGTTTCATCAAAATTGGAGAAACTTGCTGGgtgtgttggcacacacctgtaatcccagcagctctggaggctgaggcaggaggattgtgagttcaaaaccagccacagcaacttagtgaggcacttagcaattcagtgagaccctgtctctaaataaaaataaaaaagggctgggaatgtagctcaatggttaag
This genomic interval from Urocitellus parryii isolate mUroPar1 chromosome 11, mUroPar1.hap1, whole genome shotgun sequence contains the following:
- the LOC144249102 gene encoding box C/D snoRNA protein 1-like isoform X1, coding for MEFAVEAEETSGGVLQRIAEGVRLSPESGREGVRDLAGMEEASGGEKGKGFTGRKKTENAKEGSGQKAEEMRMDLTIVKQEVMDWSDIEGGLLNGQWVKQEVEDGPEVKDEKTGILEVKQEVDNSSLVVKEEKVDELGVKEEKVKVKEEVMDWPEVKEETEDYLEIKQEVFVGQDIKEEEMMDGACVKEEKDFMKKEMMEDTKVKEEPEISPPLGCKRKLAMSRCETCGTEEAKYRCPRCMRYSCSMPCVKKHKAELTCNGVRNKTAFVSIQQFTEMNLLSDYRFLEDVARTADYISRDVFLKRPISNKHMCFLKNRARKQGIDLKLLPTGFTKRKENSTIFDKKKQKFCWHVKLQFPQSQAEYIEKRVPEDKTTNEILKPYIDPEKSDPVIRQRLKAYTHSQTEVQILMKVEYMQQNLVKYYELDPYKSLLDNLKNKVIIEYPTLYVVLKGSSDDMKVLHRVKNESTKNLGSEN
- the LOC144249102 gene encoding box C/D snoRNA protein 1-like isoform X2 is translated as MEFAVEAEETSGGVLQRIAEGDIKEEEMMDGACVKEEKDFMKKEMMEDTKVKEEPEISPPLGCKRKLAMSRCETCGTEEAKYRCPRCMRYSCSMPCVKKHKAELTCNGVRNKTAFVSIQQFTEMNLLSDYRFLEDVARTADYISRDVFLKRPISNKHMCFLKNRARKQGIDLKLLPTGFTKRKENSTIFDKKKQKFCWHVKLQFPQSQAEYIEKRVPEDKTTNEILKPYIDPEKSDPVIRQRLKAYTHSQTEVQILMKVEYMQQNLVKYYELDPYKSLLDNLKNKVIIEYPTLYVVLKGSSDDMKVLHRVKNESTKNLGSEN
- the LOC144249152 gene encoding PRAME family member 12-like, which translates into the protein MSIQSPPTLLELAGCSLLSNKSRAILDLEDLPIELFPPLFVEQERLLSKLTSQFLRMDCLRKFCVDAVLLLEGHLEQVLRHLKTPLEALSITNCPLSYSDWNYLSRCPNTSQLRRLDLRGIKLTSFSPETLQILLETVAATLNRLDLEACEMTDSQLQAILPALSRCSQLRILCFLGNCISMSALRDLLLHTARLSQLSIELYPAPLESYDAQGGIHGRHFALSLEGETLSPGKNKDLPEPDWLGLDMKVQWSGGLWGTVRQRLRGVE
- the LOC144249102 gene encoding box C/D snoRNA protein 1-like isoform X3 gives rise to the protein MMDGACVKEEKDFMKKEMMEDTKVKEEPEISPPLGCKRKLAMSRCETCGTEEAKYRCPRCMRYSCSMPCVKKHKAELTCNGVRNKTAFVSIQQFTEMNLLSDYRFLEDVARTADYISRDVFLKRPISNKHMCFLKNRARKQGIDLKLLPTGFTKRKENSTIFDKKKQKFCWHVKLQFPQSQAEYIEKRVPEDKTTNEILKPYIDPEKSDPVIRQRLKAYTHSQTEVQILMKVEYMQQNLVKYYELDPYKSLLDNLKNKVIIEYPTLYVVLKGSSDDMKVLHRVKNESTKNLGSEN